DNA from Coleofasciculus sp. FACHB-1120:
TGGAGTGCGCTCTTTGTGGGGAAAATAGAAACAACCGACTTGTCGCTAGCATCGAGCTTAAAGTCGCCTGTAACGAGGCTGAAAGTTTATCCAAGATTGCGTTTGCATATTAGCTTTGGCGAGCTTTTAGCGAGTCTTTCTTCCTTTCTTTACTTCCCCAATAGAGAGCAACTCATCCCAGAGATTCAACTTGATTGGCAAGGAAAGCGAGAAGTTTTAGACACACAATATAATCATGTCAAAATTCTCCCTAAGTCTGGGTGTAAAAGTGGATGTAACGAGCAAATTGATGAGGGTAGCGAGGTTCTAGTTACACTTTCAGTTAGAACAGCTCTCGACCTGCTGCTACAGTCATTAAACCTTCCTGCTGGGTCGGAAGTGTTGATGAGTGCTGTCAATATTCGGGATATGGTTGAAGTGGTAAAACGGCACGGGTTAGTGCCGATACCCGTTGATATTTCCTTAGATACGCTTGCACCCGATCTGAAATTATTGGAATCTCTGATTTCGGAAAAAAGTAAAGTTTTGGTTGTGGCACATTTATTCGGCTCGATTATCGATCTAGAGCCTTATGCCGAACTGTGCAAGAAACACCAGATTTTCTTAGTAGAGGATTGTGCCCAAGCTTTTGCCGGTAACAAATATCACGGTTATCAGGATGCGGATGTAAGTTTATTTAGTTTTGGCCCGATCAAGTCCTGTACGGCGCTTGGGGGAGCGATCGCTATCATTCGGGAGCGCGCGATCGCTCAACAGATGCAAGATATCAATCAACAATATCCTTGCAAGAGTGAGTCTTGGTTTTTTCAACGCATTCTTAAGTATTTGTGCTTAAAGCTTTTCTCTATTCCTTGGTTGTATTACCACGTACTTGTTTTTTTTAAATCCTTGGGAAAGAATCTCGACTCCGCGATCAACTCAATGACACGGGGATTTTCTCAAGGAGATATCCTGGAAAAAATTAGGTATCGTCCTCCAACTCAGATGCTAGTTCTTTTAAAACGGAGATTAAGAACCTGCGATACCCAATGGTTTGAAAGACGGTCAAAAAATGCCCGCAAATTTCTTTCTCTTCTCAAACCCGAAATTACTTGCCCCGGAAGCAAAGCTGAGTACAACTCGTTTTGGGTTGTTCCCATACTGGTTTCAAATCCCCCATCGGTGATGGAAAAGCTTAGAGAGCATGGTTTTGACGCTACTCAAGGAAATACCAGTTTGACCTTTATAGATATAGATATAGATAACGCTTCGTCAGGTGACAAACCCGCGACTGAAGGATCTATGAATGCACAACGCCTGATCCAGCATGTGCTTTACCTGCCCGTGTCTGAATCTTTACCGGAAAATGACCTAGTGTGTCTTGCACAATTAATCAATTCCATGAAGTGTGCCCCATGACAGCAAAAATGTAAGGGCGACTAGGCGGACTGAATACGCACATATCCCCAAGCTTGAGCCTGTGGGATTAAATTCGCATGCATCGGGATGCTCCTCCCAAAGCAGGATTTTTATTATGAAATTGAAATTATGTCAAGATAATGAAATAAAGATGTTATATTAGTTTACATAGGTTCACACGAGGTTACACATTCATGCGATACACCAATAAAGAAGGGAATACCCTAACCCTTGATGAGTGTATGACTGCCGACAGCTTCTTTATGGAGGCTGATGTGTATGTCGGCGAACCACTAGAGATGCATTTCGATGAAAAACAAGAGTTAAAAGCAGGCAAGAAACCGAAGAAAGCAGTAGCAGCCAATCCAAGCGATCGCACATAAACCGCTTTTTACTAAGGTGCAATGGCTTTACTGTTGCAGAAACTTCAAAAATTAAAGAATTCTGGAAGTGTTACAGAGTGGTTGTTAGAGCGATTGACACCCATAGCAAGATCGGGGGGTTGAAAAAGCTCAACACGGCTAAAACACTTTCCTAAACCGGATATCTCTTCTCTAGACATTAACCTCGGCGTACACAACCGAGGTTTTTTTTGGGATACCGTTTAACTTTTGGGAAACGATATAGGACTTACGCATTGACAATGTG
Protein-coding regions in this window:
- a CDS encoding aminotransferase class V-fold PLP-dependent enzyme, whose amino-acid sequence is MGKIETTDLSLASSLKSPVTRLKVYPRLRLHISFGELLASLSSFLYFPNREQLIPEIQLDWQGKREVLDTQYNHVKILPKSGCKSGCNEQIDEGSEVLVTLSVRTALDLLLQSLNLPAGSEVLMSAVNIRDMVEVVKRHGLVPIPVDISLDTLAPDLKLLESLISEKSKVLVVAHLFGSIIDLEPYAELCKKHQIFLVEDCAQAFAGNKYHGYQDADVSLFSFGPIKSCTALGGAIAIIRERAIAQQMQDINQQYPCKSESWFFQRILKYLCLKLFSIPWLYYHVLVFFKSLGKNLDSAINSMTRGFSQGDILEKIRYRPPTQMLVLLKRRLRTCDTQWFERRSKNARKFLSLLKPEITCPGSKAEYNSFWVVPILVSNPPSVMEKLREHGFDATQGNTSLTFIDIDIDNASSGDKPATEGSMNAQRLIQHVLYLPVSESLPENDLVCLAQLINSMKCAP